In one window of Coregonus clupeaformis isolate EN_2021a unplaced genomic scaffold, ASM2061545v1 scaf0366, whole genome shotgun sequence DNA:
- the LOC121560264 gene encoding mitogen-activated protein kinase 7-like, producing MDYSTKTLAAGCFGKIYREKYNDTWAAIKKVPQHLINRTDLERECQVYNKAIHPNIVKLLGNPTLKDSKWIIPMEFIFGEELETTIFKSQKSKIQLTPSIKATIITGMCEGLLHLHSKDIVHQDLKPDNIMVEHDTHRAVIIDMGLAKFFRNGLNSAMDMGNEAYSPPEVLQRRGQRDQRSDVWAMGKIIAELCARVRLHTPSVCPTKIQETLRLQGQQYCNAVCRMVQSDPTVRATMAGIMPEIRRAGGGGNTGEKQRGHLLTPFPHTEVKDTLPHPQAPVQHSLSPRFERAAFPKPEVKTTLSPQAPVQRSPSPSRFGRNALPRPEAKTLVGSPVRAPSRSRWEPTASPKPEVKTLVRAPVRVPSPSRWERAALPKTEVKTEVKTTLQPQPVQRSPSPSRWEWAASPKPEVKNSPSPHPKVDQCNALVPSGMAQPSQDVMKQLLYKEASKGLPCPLPTTGKVRIRRYEQRNGEVETWMQKEVETEGGRIVKFEDVKFNNKS from the exons ATGGATTATTCCACCAAAACTCTTGCTGCTGGCTGCTTTGGGAAGATATACAGGGAGAAGTACAATGACACCTGGGCTGCAATCAAGAAGGTGCCACAACACTTAATCAATAggacagacctggagagagagtgtCAAGTATACAA TAAGGCAATTCATCCTAACATAGTGAAGCTTCTGGGTAATCCAACACTCAAGGACTCTAAGTGGATCATCCCCATGGAGTTCATTTTTGGAGAGGAACTGGAGACAACCATCTTCAAATCACAAAAATCTAAAATACAG TTGACTCCATCTATAAAGGCCACCATCATCACAGGCATGTGTGAAGGACTACTTCACCTACACAGCAAAGATATCGTCCATCAGGACCTCAAGCCTGACAACATCATG GTAGAGCATGACACTCACCGAGCTGTGATCATTGATATGGGACTGGCCAAATTCTTCCGCAATGGCCTAAATTCTGCCATGGATATGGGCAACGAGGCTTACTCTCCCCCTGAGGTCCTGCAGAGGAGGGGCCAGCGAGATCAGCGCTCAGATGTGTGGGCTATGGGTAAAATCATCGCTGAACTCTGTGCCAGAGTCAGGCTGCACACCCCCAGTGTCTGTCCAACTAAGATCCAGGAGACCCTCAGACTCCAAGGCCAGCAGTACTGTAATGCTGTCTGTAGGATGGTGCAGAGCGACCCCACAGTGCGAGCCACCATGGCCGGGATCATGCCAGAGATACGAAGGGCAGGGGGAGGTGGCAACACCGGGGAGAAACAAAGAGGACATCTTCTGACACCCTTTCCTCACACTGAGGTAAAAGACACCTTGCCACATCCTCAAGCTCCTGTACAGCACTCACTTTCTCCGAGATTTGAGCGTGCAGCTTTTCCAAAGCCTGAGGTCAAGACAACACTAAGTCCTCAAGCTCCTGTACAGCGTTCACCATCTCCATCGAGATTTGGGCGCAATGCTTTACCAAGGCCTGAGGCCAAGACGCTAGTGGGATCTCCTGTGAGAGCGCCTTCTCGATCCAGATGGGAGCCTACAGCTTCTCCAAAGCCTGAGGTCAAGACGCTAGTGCGAGCTCCTGTTCGAGTGCCTTCTCCATCGAGATGGGAGCGTGCAGCCTTGCCAAAGACTGAGGTCAAGACTGAGGTCAAGACAACACTGCAACCACAACCTGTACAGCGGTCACCTTCCCCATCAAGATGGGAGTGGGCAGCCTCTCCAAAGCCTGAAGTCAAGAACTCACCGTCTCCCCATCCAAAGGTAGACCAGTGTAATGCATTGGTTCCATCAGGCATGGCTCAACCCAGTCAAGATGTCATGAAACAGCTTCTCTACAAAGAGGCGTCGAAGGGTCTCCCATGCCCACTCCCCACAACGGGCAAGGTGCGAATCCGCCGCTATGAGCAAAGGAATGGGGAAGTGGAGACTTGGATGCAAAAGGAGGTGGAGACTGAAGGAGGGAGGATAGTCAAGTTTGAGGATGTGAAGTTTAACAACAAGTCGTAA